A window of the Brassica napus cultivar Da-Ae chromosome A2, Da-Ae, whole genome shotgun sequence genome harbors these coding sequences:
- the LOC106397093 gene encoding protein LIFEGUARD 3-like yields the protein MYQWNLPYRKDDLEAGGGSRSRPLYPTMHETPELRWGFIRKVYSIIAFQLLATIAVSATVVTVRPIALFFATTGAGLGLYIVIIITPFIVLCPLYYYHQKHPVNYLLLGVFTLALAFVVGLTCAFTNGKVILESAILTTVVVLSLTVYTFWAAKRGYDFNFLGPFLFGALIVLVVFAMIQVFFPLGRTSVMIYGFLASVIFCGYIVYDTDNLIKRYTYDEYIWAAVSLYLDIINLFLSLLTIFRALQR from the exons ATGTATCAGTGGAACTTACCGTACCGGAAAGATGACTTGGAAGCTGGCGGTGGCTCAAGGTCGAGACCTTTATACCCAACCATGCATGAAACTCCGGAGCTCCGGTGGGGATTCATACGCAAGGTTTACTCTATAATCGCCTTTCAGCTTCTAGCCACCATCGCCGTCTCCGCCACCGTCGTCACCGTCCGTCCAATCGCTCTGTTTTTCGCCACCACAGGCGCAGGACTAGGTCTCTACatagtcatcatcatcacccCCTTCATAG TGTTGTGCCCGTTGTACTATTACCACCAGAAACATCCTGTGAACTACTTACTCTTGGGGGTGTTCACTTTGGCTCTGGCTTTTGTCGTTGGACTGACATGTGCCTTTACCAATG GGAAAGTGATTCTTGAGTCAGCAATCCTGACGACAGTTGTGGTGCTTTCCCTCACCGTCTACACCTTCTGGGCTGCTAAGAGAGGATATGACTTCAACTTCCTTGGACCATTCTTGTTTGGTGCTCTCATCGTGCTCGTTGTCTTTGCCATGATACAA GTTTTTTTCCCGTTAGGGAGGACATCGGTGATGATTTATGGTTTCTTGGCATCGGTAATATTCTGCGGGTACATAGTCTATGATACAGACAATCTGATCAAACGTTACACATATGATGAGTATATTTGGGCAGCGGTTTCTCTCTACCTGGACATCATCAATCTCTTCTTGTCTCTTCTTACTATATTTAGAGCTTTACAGAGATAG
- the LOC106399720 gene encoding protein indeterminate-domain 12-like, producing the protein MDMFSSRNWSYRPSSLSAEASASSGNTVSAIQDFNGLNNVISSRLCTHTETQKTKKRRGVPGNPDPDAEVVALSPKTLLATNRFVCEICNKGFQRDQNLQLHRRGHNLPWKLKQKNTKEQQKKKVYVCPDTKCVHHHPSRALGDLTGIKKHFCRKHGEKKWKCEKCSKFYAVQSDWKAHTKVCGTREYRCDCGTLFSRKDSFITHRAFCDALAEESARIISTPSTNLTNLSPSFQDRHFMLNKSSSSSLLFTSPPPYVNPAPHPSTAAALSATALLQKATALSSGPFGGGGQTRSVGHHRPLTTVNEFLGADRVMMTSSSSSEYDQLVVDGLTSTWQKADHLTRDFLGLTGHGVHVSVTPGDLLEYAGGVSLPMSTYLTESHDHESSSSFQKAYDLGFTGPHNM; encoded by the exons ATGGATATGTTTTCATCTCGCAACTGGTCCTATAGACCAAGCTCTTTGTCTGCTGAAGCAAGTGCTTCTTCTGGTAATACTGTCAGTGCCATCCAAGATTTTAATGGCTTGAACAATGTCATCTCTAGTCGTCTATGTACACACACAGAGACTCAGAAGACTAAGAAAAGAAGAGGCGTTCCTGGAAATCCTG ATCCAGATGCAGAGGTAGTTGCATTATCACCAAAGACACTTCTTGCAACAAACAGATTCGTCTGTGAGATATGCAACAAAGGGTTTCAAAGAGATCAGAATCTACAGCTTCATAGGAGAGGTCACAATCTTCCATGGAAACTGAAGCAGAAAAACACCAAAGaacaacaaaagaagaaagtcTATGTGTGCCCAGATACAAAGTGTGTTCATCATCACCCATCTAGGGCGCTTGGTGATCTCACGGGGATCAAGAAACACTTTTGCAGGAAACATGGAGAGAAGAAATGGAAATGTGAGAAGTGTTCAAAGTTCTATGCTGTTCAATCTGACTGGAAAGCTCACACTAAGGTCTGTGGTACAAGAGAGTATAGATGTGACTGTGGCACTCTTTTTTCGAG GAAAGACAGTTTCATAACGCATAGAGCGTTCTGTGATGCATTAGCAGAAGAAAGTGCAAGAATCATCTCAACTCCTTCCACCAATCTCACAAACCTAAGCCCTAGTTTCCAAGATCGTCACTTTATGCTCAacaagtcttcctcttcttccttgctCTTCACGTCACCACCTCCTTACGTGAACCCTGCACCACATCCCTCCACCGCGGCAGCTCTTTCCGCGACAGCTCTCCTCCAAAAAGCGACCGCTCTCAGCTCCGGTCCTTTCGGCGGCGGAGGACAAACTCGGTCAGTTGGTCATCACCGACCTTTGACGACGGTTAACGAGTTTCTTGGTGCTGACCGAGTTATGATGACGTCCTCGTCTTCGTCTGAGTACGACCAGCTTGTTGTTGACGGTTTGACTTCAACGTGGCAGAAAGCTGACCATTTGACCAGAGACTTTCTTGGACTCACGGGTCATGGAGTGCACGTTAGCGTCACACCCGGAGATCTGCTAGAGTACGCAGGTGGAGTGTCGCTTCCTATGTCAACGTACCTTACCGAATCTCATGATCACGAGTCGTCCTCGTCGTTTCAGAAGGCTTACGATCTGGGATTCACTGGGCCCCATAATATGTAA
- the LOC106397094 gene encoding uncharacterized protein LOC106397094, protein METLILAAEHGKKTVGRHSDGFRSKTLRQINCRTFHYGYGVGLLPRPKRTSLTKGPLPQAPCGRGSQSRCEFVEKRRSLSYSELWAGPTYSNSPPPTSLPIPKFSLRQKRTVSLSFPPPQAAKSAPVSPTSSADNPFHTTVSATVTLRRMLNLDHE, encoded by the coding sequence ATGGAAACGCTAATCTTAGCTGCAGAACATGGGAAGAAAACTGTTGGACGACATAGTGATGGTTTTAGATCGAAAACGTTAAGGCAAATCAATTGCAGAACATTCCATTATGGATATGGAGTGGGTTTGCTTCCAAGGCCAAAGAGAACCTCTTTAACCAAAGGACCTCTTCCTCAGGCTCCTTGCGGTAGAGGCTCTCAGAGCCGTTGTGAGTTTGTTGAGAAAAGGAGAAGCCTTTCTTACTCTGAGCTTTGGGCAGGTCCTACTTACTCCAACTCTCCTCCACCTACTTCTCTCCCCATTCCTAAGTTCTCTCTCAGGCAAAAGAGGACCGTTTCTTTGAGCTTCCCACCTCCCCAAGCTGCCAAGTCTGCGCCTGTTTCTCCAACCTCTTCTGCTGATAACCCTTTTCACACTACTGTCTCTGCCACTGTGACACTGCGTCGCATGCTCAACCTTGACCATGAATGA